One genomic window of Streptomonospora nanhaiensis includes the following:
- a CDS encoding TadE/TadG family type IV pilus assembly protein: MRPHRRARRRGDRGSQILEFAAYFPLFVLVATIALETFFAFIAAERMEHAARAGARIAGIQGLDAAGATARSALPTWLDQAEVTVGENGEGGYYTEITVDFPLMFPTPGFELDLTRRVDMPL; encoded by the coding sequence ATGCGACCGCACAGGCGCGCACGGCGGCGCGGCGACCGGGGGTCCCAGATCCTGGAGTTCGCCGCGTACTTCCCGCTGTTCGTGCTCGTGGCGACCATCGCCCTGGAGACCTTCTTCGCGTTCATCGCCGCCGAGCGCATGGAGCACGCGGCGCGGGCGGGCGCGCGGATCGCCGGCATCCAGGGGCTGGACGCGGCGGGTGCCACGGCCCGCTCGGCGCTTCCGACATGGCTGGATCAGGCCGAGGTGACGGTGGGAGAGAACGGTGAGGGCGGGTACTACACCGAGATCACGGTGGACTTCCCGCTCATGTTCCCCACCCCCGGCTTCGAACTCGACCTGACCCGGCGCGTGGACATGCCGCTATGA
- a CDS encoding TetR/AcrR family transcriptional regulator, with protein MTPDKPLRADARRNRARILAAAEEVFAEHGDAASTEEVAARAGVAIGTVFRHFPTKRDLLAAIMKDLRARLVDRAQSLAAEGDPATALFDYFGFLVESSARIGTVVSLLAEEGTSVEPGEQVRALTDRFGAFLEAARDAGTVRPGVRLDEVMALLTATVHGAVAGAWSDDLRHRTVARVLDALRAAEGPGTRKPRGTDSCAGLRSWGE; from the coding sequence ATGACACCCGACAAGCCCCTGCGCGCCGACGCCCGGCGCAACCGCGCCCGCATCCTCGCCGCCGCCGAGGAGGTGTTCGCCGAGCACGGGGACGCCGCGTCGACCGAGGAGGTCGCCGCCCGCGCGGGCGTCGCCATCGGCACGGTCTTCCGCCACTTCCCCACCAAGCGCGACCTCCTCGCGGCGATCATGAAGGATTTGAGGGCACGGCTCGTCGACCGGGCGCAGTCCCTCGCCGCCGAGGGCGACCCCGCGACCGCGCTCTTCGACTACTTCGGCTTCCTCGTGGAAAGCTCGGCCCGCATCGGCACCGTGGTGAGCCTCCTCGCCGAGGAGGGGACGTCCGTGGAGCCGGGGGAACAGGTGAGGGCGCTCACCGACAGGTTCGGGGCGTTCCTGGAGGCGGCGCGCGACGCCGGCACCGTGCGGCCCGGCGTCCGCCTCGACGAGGTCATGGCGCTGCTCACCGCCACCGTCCACGGCGCCGTGGCCGGCGCGTGGTCCGACGACCTGCGCCATCGGACGGTGGCCCGGGTCCTGGACGCGCTTCGCGCAGCGGAGGGGCCGGGAACGCGGAAGCCCCGCGGCACGGATTCGTGCGCGGGGCTTCGGAGCTGGGGTGAGTGA
- a CDS encoding pilus assembly protein TadG-related protein, producing MSARLRSSDSGQANLYLLVGLTLSLIAIMLLFVRLGNANDLRTQSQTAADAAALAAAGVAREQAAQELAEGNMPYSRLYDPAEGRSRAEQYAQVNGAILDDIRASDDSQGNLGNIVRVEVRSAECQAELEQDRTRHWANIDCGTPDHDANHTGNAAAIAEVVIPECEYGITGTEIGGLICDGVRITEINQARRAIDVRLTNSEGQYIYKPIGTVV from the coding sequence ATGTCAGCCCGCCTGAGATCGTCGGACAGCGGCCAGGCCAACCTGTATCTACTGGTGGGCCTGACCTTGTCTCTCATAGCGATCATGCTGCTCTTCGTGCGGCTTGGGAATGCCAACGACCTGCGGACACAGTCGCAGACTGCGGCTGACGCGGCTGCCCTGGCCGCAGCCGGTGTTGCCCGTGAACAGGCCGCGCAGGAGCTGGCCGAAGGCAACATGCCTTACAGCCGCCTCTACGATCCGGCCGAAGGAAGAAGCAGGGCTGAACAGTATGCCCAAGTGAACGGAGCGATACTCGACGACATACGAGCCAGCGACGACAGCCAAGGAAATCTGGGAAATATCGTACGCGTCGAGGTGCGAAGTGCCGAATGCCAGGCCGAACTGGAACAGGACCGCACCCGGCACTGGGCGAACATCGACTGCGGAACCCCCGATCACGACGCGAATCATACGGGAAACGCGGCAGCAATTGCCGAGGTCGTGATCCCTGAATGCGAGTACGGAATAACCGGCACAGAAATCGGTGGACTAATATGCGATGGCGTCCGGATAACCGAAATTAATCAGGCACGGCGGGCCATCGATGTGCGGCTCACCAACAGCGAAGGCCAGTACATCTACAAGCCGATCGGGACAGTCGTCTAG
- a CDS encoding type II secretion system F family protein: protein MSFVLIVALGLAAAAVVAVFCWGVYLFTKQSEVAGDISLAPPKPKRPSTFILNRITELIGRPFVGAVKELVGPEREESIRLRIEAAGCPEGLTVERYLQRKVGEILLYSTAAILLLTRGQTMLAMLALCFVVLTDADLLLKTRQRQDDIQRQLPDFLDVLAVSVGAGLAFRQALARVADSMPGTLADEFRIVLRQMDLGTSRREAFQALRQRNSNEALGKFVTAIQQSEELGAPLSHTLLNIGQDMRRQDAQYMRRKAQRLNPRVTGITAATMLPGLLLLVGGAMILGSGIDFTGVLGG, encoded by the coding sequence ATGTCCTTCGTGCTGATCGTCGCGCTCGGCCTGGCCGCCGCCGCGGTCGTGGCCGTCTTCTGCTGGGGTGTCTACCTGTTCACCAAGCAGAGCGAGGTGGCGGGCGACATCTCCCTTGCCCCGCCCAAGCCCAAGCGGCCGTCCACGTTCATCCTCAACCGGATCACCGAGCTGATCGGCCGCCCGTTCGTCGGCGCGGTCAAGGAACTGGTGGGCCCTGAGCGCGAGGAGAGCATCCGCCTCCGCATCGAGGCCGCCGGCTGCCCCGAGGGCCTTACCGTCGAGCGCTACCTGCAGCGCAAGGTCGGCGAGATCCTGCTCTACAGCACCGCGGCGATCCTGCTGCTCACCCGCGGCCAGACCATGCTCGCCATGCTGGCCCTGTGCTTCGTCGTGCTGACCGACGCCGACCTGCTCCTCAAGACCCGCCAGCGCCAGGACGACATCCAGCGCCAACTCCCCGACTTCCTCGACGTCCTGGCGGTCAGCGTCGGCGCCGGCCTCGCCTTCCGCCAGGCCCTGGCCCGCGTGGCCGACTCCATGCCCGGCACCCTGGCCGACGAGTTCCGCATCGTCCTGCGCCAGATGGACCTCGGCACCAGCCGCAGGGAGGCGTTCCAGGCCCTGCGCCAGCGCAACAGCAACGAGGCCCTGGGCAAGTTCGTCACAGCCATCCAGCAGTCGGAGGAACTGGGCGCCCCGCTCTCCCACACCCTCCTCAACATCGGCCAGGACATGCGCCGCCAGGACGCCCAGTACATGCGCCGCAAGGCGCAGCGCCTCAACCCCCGGGTAACGGGCATCACGGCGGCCACCATGCTCCCCGGCCTGCTCCTCCTGGTGGGCGGCGCCATGATCCTCGGCTCCGGCATCGACTTCACCGGAGTCCTCGGTGGCTGA
- a CDS encoding type II secretion system F family protein → MTYTVIILGLSLVTISVFIWGLVVYIDGTVQRRQLASRSALHEVERRANTPLARLDVVLRRTEPGRRIEYRLARAGVKVKVSTFVLLLVGAAALAIVFVWQALAPVFGLAAAVGVGFIFFAYLKRQEERRKEEFTAQLPELARVLSNATQAGLALPTAIDMAAEELDDPAGSELRRAAESMKLGQPFDEAMRELRERMPSREIGVLISTLLVSARSGGALVSALRSIAETLEERKESRREVHTILTETTSTAWALLAMGVGALFLVNMLQPDAIRTMTESPAGTVVLALSCGLFLTGFLLVRRITTKIDF, encoded by the coding sequence GTGACCTACACCGTGATCATCCTGGGCCTGTCGCTGGTCACGATCAGCGTCTTCATCTGGGGCCTGGTGGTCTACATCGACGGCACCGTGCAGCGGCGCCAACTGGCCTCGCGCAGCGCGCTGCACGAGGTCGAGCGGCGCGCCAACACGCCCCTGGCGCGGCTGGACGTCGTACTGCGGCGCACCGAGCCGGGCCGGCGCATCGAGTACCGGCTGGCGCGGGCCGGGGTCAAGGTGAAGGTGTCGACCTTCGTCCTGCTGCTGGTGGGGGCGGCGGCGCTGGCCATCGTGTTCGTGTGGCAGGCGCTGGCGCCGGTGTTCGGGCTGGCGGCGGCGGTGGGGGTGGGCTTCATCTTCTTCGCCTACCTCAAGCGCCAGGAGGAGCGGCGCAAGGAGGAGTTCACCGCGCAGCTGCCGGAGCTGGCCCGCGTGCTGTCCAACGCCACGCAGGCGGGGCTGGCACTGCCCACGGCCATCGACATGGCCGCCGAGGAGCTGGACGACCCGGCGGGCTCGGAGCTGCGCCGGGCGGCGGAGTCGATGAAACTGGGCCAGCCCTTCGACGAGGCGATGCGGGAGCTGCGCGAGCGCATGCCCTCACGCGAGATCGGCGTGCTGATCTCGACCCTGCTGGTGTCGGCGCGCTCGGGCGGCGCCCTGGTCTCGGCGCTGCGGTCGATCGCCGAGACCCTGGAGGAGCGCAAGGAGTCGCGCCGCGAGGTGCACACGATCCTCACCGAGACGACGTCGACGGCGTGGGCGCTGCTGGCCATGGGCGTGGGCGCGCTGTTCCTCGTCAACATGCTGCAGCCCGACGCCATCCGCACCATGACGGAGTCGCCGGCGGGAACCGTCGTGCTCGCCCTGTCCTGCGGCCTGTTCCTGACCGGCTTCCTGCTGGTGCGCCGGATCACCACCAAGATCGACTTCTAG
- the cpaB gene encoding Flp pilus assembly protein CpaB yields the protein MNPRQRRGVLLMIIATIGGVAVFLTVVSYVGTLNNELGSYRTALRLTQDVQPYEQITPDMLEEYEVPARFFDADTFIGDFSEISEEVGRLPVASSALQEGELLQRSMVIPAPDLEEGEREIAIMVDAETGVAGKVVRQSRVDVYAAFNPGEGQAQACAYRVLTNIEILDIGDIGSSIDETTGDTNSVVPVTFRLTPEQALNLTYAEAFATSLRLAAVSPQGSGDPGNLEFCTEDQLELIEEQADDAEAGGSVAPGATEPSAGAEESPAAEQPEGE from the coding sequence ATGAACCCTCGTCAACGGCGCGGCGTTCTGCTCATGATCATCGCCACCATCGGCGGTGTGGCCGTGTTCCTCACGGTGGTGTCGTATGTGGGCACGCTCAACAACGAACTGGGCAGCTACCGCACGGCGCTGCGGCTGACCCAGGACGTCCAGCCCTACGAGCAGATCACCCCGGACATGCTGGAGGAGTACGAGGTCCCGGCGCGGTTCTTCGACGCCGACACCTTCATCGGCGACTTCAGCGAGATCAGCGAGGAGGTCGGACGGCTCCCGGTGGCCTCCAGCGCGCTGCAGGAGGGTGAGCTGCTGCAGCGCAGCATGGTGATCCCGGCCCCCGACCTTGAGGAGGGCGAGCGCGAGATCGCGATCATGGTCGACGCCGAGACCGGTGTGGCCGGCAAGGTGGTGCGCCAGTCGCGGGTGGACGTCTACGCCGCGTTCAACCCGGGCGAGGGGCAGGCGCAGGCGTGCGCGTACCGGGTGCTGACCAACATCGAGATCCTCGACATCGGCGACATCGGGTCCTCCATCGACGAGACCACGGGCGACACCAACAGCGTCGTGCCCGTCACCTTCCGCCTCACCCCCGAGCAGGCGCTCAACCTCACCTATGCCGAGGCGTTCGCCACCAGCCTGCGGCTGGCGGCGGTCAGCCCGCAGGGGTCGGGCGACCCCGGCAACCTGGAGTTCTGCACCGAGGACCAACTGGAGCTGATCGAGGAGCAGGCCGACGACGCCGAGGCCGGCGGCTCGGTCGCGCCCGGCGCCACCGAGCCCTCCGCCGGAGCCGAGGAGTCCCCCGCGGCCGAGCAGCCCGAGGGCGAGTGA
- a CDS encoding AAA family ATPase → MSTYQVMLGVPSADVEAALTARFDELLDCEVVGVHRSSQEISDSVGQVPTLDVVLVHERMGPLPVLDLIRDLSRSRPQLAVILVVDEVDADIFTNAMEAGARSVLPTHATVDQIGARVTTAADWSRTLRRHLEAASLDVPMDGRKGSIITLSGAKGGVGTTTSAIHLARIAARSGRVVCLVDLDLQSGDIPGYFDLKHRRSIVDLVEASDDISASMLADTLYVHSEGLHILLAPNDGERGEDVTGRATRQILGALRSRYDLVVVDCGAATTEATAMAVELADTAVLLVNPDLPALRAAQRVVAMWGRLQIRDSRNTTVLLMRHSRKNEIQPDFARKLLATPTLRTTVPAAFRAVEEAANTGNPARLTDENLLRAYAQIAGELGMLNRPESPYDQTGPGESAVFSPSGPLDVDPDLTSPRGRRVRAWRRRGDSGALFVEFASTLPFVGLALLITWQILLVGLTGMFASHAANEGARQAAIDSSDLEAIEEEAAKRVSPPWNEEGTFSVEIIDTEGGEAVQVSIATPVFLPGVDGPWRISSQALILPEG, encoded by the coding sequence ATGAGCACCTACCAGGTCATGCTCGGGGTGCCCTCGGCCGACGTCGAGGCGGCGCTGACCGCGCGCTTCGACGAACTGCTCGACTGCGAGGTGGTGGGCGTGCACCGCTCCTCGCAGGAGATCAGCGACAGCGTGGGGCAGGTGCCCACGCTCGACGTCGTCCTGGTGCACGAGCGCATGGGGCCGCTGCCGGTCCTCGACCTCATCCGCGACCTGTCGCGCAGCCGCCCCCAGCTCGCGGTCATCCTCGTGGTCGACGAGGTCGACGCCGACATCTTCACCAACGCGATGGAGGCGGGCGCGCGCAGCGTGCTGCCCACCCACGCCACGGTCGACCAGATCGGGGCCCGGGTCACCACGGCCGCCGACTGGTCGCGCACGCTGCGCCGCCACCTGGAGGCGGCCTCACTGGACGTCCCCATGGACGGCCGCAAGGGGTCGATCATCACGCTGTCGGGCGCCAAGGGCGGCGTGGGCACCACCACCAGCGCCATCCACCTCGCCCGGATCGCGGCCCGCTCGGGCCGGGTGGTGTGCCTGGTCGACCTCGACCTGCAGTCCGGCGACATCCCCGGCTACTTCGACCTCAAGCACCGGCGCAGCATCGTGGACCTGGTCGAGGCGTCCGACGACATCAGCGCCTCGATGCTGGCCGACACCCTGTACGTGCACTCCGAGGGGCTGCACATCCTGCTGGCGCCCAACGACGGCGAGCGCGGCGAGGACGTCACCGGCCGCGCCACCCGCCAGATCCTGGGCGCGCTGCGCTCCCGCTACGACCTGGTGGTCGTCGACTGCGGCGCCGCCACCACCGAGGCCACGGCCATGGCCGTGGAGCTCGCCGACACCGCGGTGCTGCTGGTCAACCCCGACCTTCCGGCGCTGCGGGCGGCCCAGCGGGTGGTGGCGATGTGGGGGCGGCTGCAGATCCGCGACTCCCGCAACACCACCGTGCTGCTGATGCGGCACAGCCGCAAGAACGAGATCCAGCCCGACTTCGCGCGCAAACTGCTGGCCACGCCCACCCTGCGCACCACGGTTCCGGCGGCGTTCCGCGCGGTCGAGGAGGCCGCCAACACCGGCAACCCGGCGCGGCTGACCGACGAGAACCTGCTGCGGGCCTACGCCCAGATCGCGGGCGAGCTGGGCATGCTGAACCGGCCGGAGTCGCCCTACGACCAGACCGGCCCCGGGGAGTCCGCGGTGTTCTCCCCCTCGGGCCCGCTGGACGTCGACCCCGACCTCACCTCGCCGCGCGGACGCCGCGTCCGCGCCTGGCGGCGGCGGGGCGACTCCGGCGCGCTGTTCGTGGAGTTCGCCTCGACTCTGCCCTTCGTCGGGCTGGCGCTGCTGATCACCTGGCAGATCCTGCTCGTCGGTCTGACCGGGATGTTCGCCTCGCACGCCGCCAACGAGGGCGCGCGCCAGGCGGCCATCGACTCCTCCGACCTGGAGGCCATCGAGGAGGAGGCGGCCAAGCGGGTCAGCCCGCCGTGGAACGAGGAGGGGACCTTCTCGGTCGAGATCATCGACACCGAGGGCGGTGAGGCCGTGCAGGTCAGCATCGCCACGCCGGTGTTCCTGCCCGGCGTCGACGGCCCGTGGCGGATCAGCAGCCAGGCGCTGATCCTGCCCGAGGGCTGA
- a CDS encoding CpaF family protein: MALKDRLTEDHGNDHPIDQIAHWRQRLLHEVNLDDMATLTLEQRRTRLEKVVGHIISREGPVLSDRERGSLVRRVVDEALGLGVLEPLLADESITEIMVNGPDNIYIEQRGRVHRIDTAFTSEEQLMQTIDRIVSQVNRRIDESSPMVDARLPTGERVNVIIPPLSLSGPVITIRRFPKPFTVEELVAKGSVDGATAVLLASLVRARFNVIISGGTGTGKTTFLNALSSFVPAHERVVTIEDSAELQLQQEHVIRLEARPPNIEGAGQITIRDLVRNSLRMRPDRIIVGEVRGAETLDMMQAMNTGHDGSLATVHANSAEDAVHRLLTLASMSEVKIPFEALRDQINAAVDVLVHLSRYPDGSRRVAEVAVVASTRQEEFRLEPLLKFEAYPQDGSGTVRGEFRRFPLPRHIAARIHAAGESVPAAFGVQPAPQARRAARTDFTLPEVPL; the protein is encoded by the coding sequence ATGGCACTGAAAGACCGCCTCACCGAGGACCACGGCAACGACCACCCCATCGACCAGATCGCCCACTGGCGGCAGCGGCTGCTGCACGAGGTGAACCTGGACGACATGGCCACGCTCACGCTGGAGCAGCGGCGCACGCGCCTGGAGAAGGTCGTGGGCCACATCATCTCCCGCGAGGGGCCGGTGCTCAGCGACCGCGAGCGCGGCTCGCTGGTCCGGCGCGTCGTCGACGAGGCGCTGGGGCTGGGGGTGCTGGAGCCGCTGCTGGCCGACGAGAGCATCACCGAGATCATGGTGAACGGCCCCGACAACATCTACATCGAGCAGCGGGGCCGGGTGCACCGCATCGACACCGCGTTCACCAGCGAAGAGCAGCTGATGCAGACGATCGACCGGATCGTGTCGCAGGTCAACCGGCGCATCGACGAGTCCAGCCCGATGGTCGACGCGCGGCTGCCCACGGGAGAGCGCGTCAACGTGATCATCCCGCCGCTGTCGCTGAGCGGGCCGGTCATCACGATCCGGCGGTTCCCCAAGCCGTTCACCGTCGAGGAGCTGGTGGCCAAGGGCAGCGTCGACGGCGCGACCGCGGTGCTGCTAGCGTCGCTGGTGCGGGCGCGGTTCAACGTGATCATCTCCGGGGGTACCGGCACCGGTAAGACCACGTTCCTCAACGCGCTGTCGAGCTTCGTGCCGGCGCACGAGCGCGTGGTGACCATCGAGGACAGCGCCGAACTGCAGCTCCAGCAGGAGCACGTGATCCGGCTGGAGGCGCGGCCGCCCAACATCGAGGGCGCCGGGCAGATCACCATCCGCGATCTGGTCCGCAACTCCCTGCGGATGCGGCCTGACCGGATCATCGTCGGCGAGGTCCGGGGGGCCGAGACCCTGGACATGATGCAGGCGATGAACACCGGCCACGACGGCTCCCTGGCCACGGTGCACGCCAACTCCGCCGAGGACGCGGTGCACCGGCTGCTCACGCTGGCCTCGATGTCGGAGGTCAAGATCCCGTTCGAGGCGCTGCGCGACCAGATCAACGCCGCGGTGGACGTGCTCGTGCACCTGAGCCGCTACCCCGACGGCTCGCGCCGGGTGGCCGAGGTCGCCGTGGTGGCCTCCACCCGGCAGGAGGAGTTCCGGCTGGAGCCCCTGCTGAAGTTCGAGGCCTACCCCCAGGACGGCAGCGGCACGGTGCGCGGCGAGTTCCGCCGGTTCCCGCTGCCGCGCCACATCGCGGCGCGCATTCACGCGGCCGGCGAGAGCGTGCCCGCGGCGTTCGGCGTCCAGCCGGCCCCGCAGGCCCGCCGCGCGGCGCGCACGGACTTCACGCTCCCGGAGGTCCCGCTGTGA
- a CDS encoding DUF2510 domain-containing protein: MGGSIEPGWYADPQGGEDRLRWWNGEEWTQHVRSLSEVQGGAPAADAEDPTADLGGAAAQGPDAERTAPDLGGSAAIGDEPSTMRIDPGQWPPAAPPRSEPPPADDEPSTMRIDPGQWAPSAPPAPAPAEEEPTADLGGADATMRVSPQAGSGHIRPAPDDEEPTADIAGPADGATMRFDPRSPAAPSPADDEPTADIGGGAGSTMRFDPGTPASAGYSPADEEPTADVQAASTMRIDPFKANDDPTADLKGGGSSSGDDAAPRTAVFNPDDPMLTAGADSGAAEAKPRKRFSFNKLLGDLKEGLSEISEERRQRQEEERKKAEAEAKRRAEEQARYAEEQAKRAEEEARRRAAEDEERREREAREAAERPAGAAPAAPPEPPADAKSPSGYPAPPSGPQPSHGSGAAPSSPPGYPPVSYPAPPAPGPSGPQRGFGDRPAAYPPPSGPQPGFHPGSGYPPPPGPGYAPSPYGPQPPAPPAPPKGRGRRNRSQPPVPQGYPGGPPPMGYPPHAAQPPQGPAAGGYGPPGAQGWGGAPGGGPAQWNRPQPPPQQRPKERKRGGCGGCMGCFMFVLILLLVLLVGGAYLQLSGTVDFLGT; encoded by the coding sequence ATGGGTGGATCGATCGAGCCAGGCTGGTACGCGGACCCGCAGGGCGGCGAGGACCGGCTGCGATGGTGGAACGGTGAGGAGTGGACGCAGCACGTGCGTTCGCTCTCCGAAGTCCAGGGCGGCGCGCCGGCGGCCGACGCCGAGGACCCGACCGCCGACCTGGGCGGGGCGGCCGCGCAGGGTCCCGACGCCGAGCGCACCGCGCCCGACCTCGGCGGATCCGCGGCCATCGGCGACGAGCCCAGCACCATGCGCATCGACCCCGGACAGTGGCCCCCGGCCGCGCCGCCCCGGTCCGAGCCGCCGCCGGCCGACGACGAGCCCAGCACCATGCGCATCGACCCGGGCCAGTGGGCCCCGTCGGCGCCGCCCGCCCCGGCCCCCGCCGAGGAGGAGCCCACGGCCGACCTGGGCGGCGCCGACGCCACCATGCGTGTTTCCCCCCAGGCCGGTTCCGGCCACATCCGGCCCGCGCCGGACGACGAGGAGCCCACCGCCGACATCGCCGGACCGGCCGACGGCGCCACCATGCGCTTCGACCCCCGCAGCCCCGCCGCGCCCTCCCCCGCCGACGACGAACCCACCGCCGACATCGGCGGCGGGGCCGGTTCGACCATGCGCTTCGACCCCGGCACGCCCGCGAGCGCCGGGTACTCCCCCGCCGACGAGGAGCCCACCGCCGACGTGCAGGCGGCCTCCACCATGCGCATCGACCCCTTCAAGGCCAACGACGACCCCACCGCCGACCTCAAGGGCGGCGGGTCCTCCTCCGGCGACGACGCCGCTCCCCGCACGGCGGTGTTCAACCCCGACGACCCCATGCTGACGGCGGGCGCCGACAGCGGCGCGGCCGAGGCCAAGCCCCGCAAGCGGTTCAGCTTCAACAAGCTGCTCGGAGACCTCAAGGAGGGCCTGTCGGAGATCTCCGAGGAGCGCAGGCAGCGTCAGGAGGAGGAGCGCAAGAAGGCCGAGGCCGAGGCCAAGCGGCGCGCGGAGGAGCAGGCCAGGTACGCCGAGGAGCAGGCCAAGCGGGCGGAGGAGGAGGCCAGGCGCCGCGCCGCCGAGGACGAGGAGCGGCGCGAGCGGGAGGCGCGCGAGGCCGCCGAGCGCCCGGCCGGGGCGGCGCCCGCGGCGCCCCCGGAGCCGCCCGCCGACGCCAAGTCCCCGTCGGGTTACCCCGCGCCGCCCTCGGGGCCGCAGCCCTCGCACGGGTCCGGCGCCGCGCCGTCGTCCCCGCCCGGCTACCCGCCGGTTTCCTACCCCGCGCCGCCCGCGCCGGGCCCCTCGGGGCCGCAGCGCGGCTTCGGCGACCGGCCCGCCGCCTATCCGCCGCCGTCGGGCCCCCAGCCGGGGTTCCACCCGGGATCGGGCTACCCCCCGCCGCCCGGCCCCGGATACGCCCCCTCCCCCTACGGCCCCCAGCCGCCCGCGCCGCCGGCGCCCCCCAAGGGGCGCGGCCGCCGCAACCGCTCCCAGCCGCCCGTTCCCCAGGGCTACCCGGGCGGCCCGCCGCCCATGGGCTATCCGCCGCACGCCGCCCAGCCGCCGCAGGGCCCGGCCGCCGGGGGCTACGGCCCGCCCGGCGCGCAGGGCTGGGGCGGGGCGCCCGGCGGCGGCCCGGCGCAGTGGAACCGCCCGCAGCCGCCCCCTCAGCAGCGGCCCAAGGAGCGCAAGCGCGGAGGCTGCGGCGGGTGCATGGGCTGCTTCATGTTCGTGCTGATCCTGCTCCTGGTGCTGCTGGTCGGCGGCGCCTACCTGCAGCTTTCCGGCACCGTCGACTTCCTCGGCACGTAG
- the orn gene encoding oligoribonuclease — translation MNDCLVWIDCEMTGLDLEHDALIEVACLITDGDLNQLDEGVDVVIKPPRAALDQMGDFVTQMHTTSGLLDALDNGVPLQEAEELVLEHIKRYVPEPKKAPLCGNSIATDRLFLARDMPRIDEHLHYRMVDVSSIKELLRRWYPRIYFASPEKHGGHRALADITESIRELRYYRAAAFVPPPGPDSASARAIAAEIVAGGTGLPAAADAKDAGPEN, via the coding sequence ATGAACGACTGCTTGGTGTGGATCGACTGCGAGATGACGGGGCTCGACCTCGAACACGACGCGCTGATCGAGGTGGCCTGTCTGATCACCGACGGCGATCTCAACCAGCTCGACGAAGGCGTCGACGTCGTGATCAAGCCCCCGCGGGCGGCCCTGGACCAGATGGGCGACTTCGTCACGCAGATGCACACCACCTCCGGGCTGCTCGACGCCCTGGACAACGGGGTGCCGCTGCAGGAGGCCGAGGAGCTGGTGCTGGAGCACATCAAGCGGTACGTGCCCGAGCCGAAGAAGGCGCCGCTGTGCGGCAACTCCATCGCCACCGACCGCCTCTTCCTGGCGCGCGACATGCCCCGGATCGACGAGCACCTGCACTACCGCATGGTGGACGTCTCCAGCATCAAGGAGCTGCTGCGCCGCTGGTACCCGCGCATCTACTTCGCCAGCCCGGAGAAGCACGGCGGCCACCGCGCGCTCGCCGACATCACCGAGAGCATCCGCGAGCTGCGCTACTACCGCGCGGCCGCCTTCGTGCCCCCGCCCGGCCCCGACAGCGCCAGCGCCCGGGCGATCGCCGCCGAGATCGTGGCGGGCGGCACGGGCCTGCCCGCCGCGGCGGACGCCAAGGACGCCGGGCCGGAAAACTGA
- a CDS encoding nuclear transport factor 2 family protein: MSEQSPRDLFARFQRNALAGRPGFDAEMLAPDVVVEQPFAPPANRRTEGRDNVVAMTRAGREALPVVFEGFSEVEIHETADPEVIIAEYRLTATVPRTGTRARGAFVVVLRAANGRIAHWREYQDTAAFAAALA, translated from the coding sequence ATGTCCGAGCAGAGCCCGCGCGACCTTTTCGCCCGCTTCCAGCGCAACGCACTCGCCGGACGCCCCGGCTTCGACGCGGAGATGCTGGCCCCCGACGTCGTCGTGGAGCAGCCGTTCGCTCCCCCCGCCAACCGCCGGACCGAGGGCCGCGACAACGTTGTGGCCATGACGCGGGCCGGCCGCGAGGCCCTGCCCGTGGTGTTCGAGGGGTTCAGTGAGGTGGAAATCCACGAGACCGCCGACCCCGAGGTGATCATCGCCGAGTACCGGTTGACGGCCACGGTCCCACGGACCGGCACCCGGGCGCGAGGCGCGTTCGTGGTGGTGCTGCGGGCCGCCAACGGGCGCATCGCGCACTGGCGCGAGTACCAGGACACGGCCGCTTTCGCCGCGGCCCTGGCCTGA